In Vibrio hippocampi, a single genomic region encodes these proteins:
- a CDS encoding CBS domain-containing protein, whose product MESLKVRDYMTQRTVTFTKDMPLSAALDKVMQSTHLGGPVIDDQERVIGFISEQDLLDKLVKVSYHCQDTHIVGDCMYQEVLSVSPEMSIIELADMMKVGKPKVYPVIDNGRLVGTITRRDVLRAIGKNLEACFKHPV is encoded by the coding sequence ATGGAATCGTTGAAAGTTAGAGACTATATGACACAAAGAACGGTCACCTTTACCAAGGATATGCCACTGAGTGCGGCATTGGATAAAGTGATGCAGTCGACCCATCTCGGTGGTCCGGTGATTGACGACCAAGAGCGTGTGATTGGTTTTATTTCTGAACAGGACTTACTGGATAAATTGGTTAAGGTCAGCTATCACTGCCAAGACACTCATATCGTGGGTGATTGCATGTACCAAGAAGTGCTTTCTGTCTCTCCAGAAATGTCCATTATCGAACTGGCGGATATGATGAAAGTCGGCAAACCCAAGGTTTATCCGGTGATTGATAATGGGCGTCTTGTCGGCACCATTACCCGTAGAGATGTATTGCGAGCGATTGGTAAAAATCTAGAGGCATGTTTTAAACATCCGGTCTAA
- the nirB gene encoding nitrite reductase large subunit NirB: MSKQRIVVVGNGMVGHKFIDSIIAAKTEEYQVITFSDEPRLAYDRVQLTSYFDEDKDASHLALTDEAYYESNGISYVVSDKVVSIDKQNGQVVTESGRTEAYDKLILATGSFPFVPPIPGKDQEHCHVYRTIEDLDAIEASSQVSKSGVVIGGGLLGLEAANAIKNLGLETHVVEFAPRLMAVQLDEGGGALLRRKIENLGVSVHTDKATTEIVAGEESRYRLNFADGTYLETDVVVFSAGIRPQDELARQADIQIGERGGIVIDNFCQTSELDIYAIGECALWDNKIFGLVAPGYQMAKVAAAHILNPSDPQAFTGSDMSTKLKLLGVDVASIGEVHGRTPGAQSYTYNDEIEQVYKRLIVSEDGSKIVGAVLVGDAEAYGTLLQLKQNDMPLPENPSVLILPNVADDSSSAMGVEALPDTAVICSCFDVTKGDIKQAVADGCTTMGALKETTNASTGCGGCAALAKQVLDSELLNLGVEVNNDLCEHFAYSRQELSDIIRVNKIATFDELLEKHGKGLGCEICKPTAGSILASYWNDYILEDQHMELQDTNDIYLGNMQKDGTYSVVPRIPGGEITPEKLIVLGEVAKEYDLYTKITGGQRVDLFGAQLNELPDIWKKLVDAGFETGHAYGKSVRTVKSCVGSTWCRYGVADSVGLAIDIENRYKGLRAPHKLKFAVSGCTRECAEAQSKDIGVIASDKGWNLYVCGNGGMRPRHADLFATDLDEQTLLNYIDRILMFYIRTADRLQRTSVWLENLEGGIDYLKQVIIDDKLGLAQELENDMNTNVGKYQCEWKTTLESPEKLKRFRHYINSDEMDGNLQFVTVRDQRLPTENKKESLILEQRIDVVEVE; this comes from the coding sequence ATGAGTAAACAAAGGATTGTTGTCGTCGGCAATGGTATGGTCGGTCACAAGTTTATCGACAGCATAATTGCCGCCAAGACGGAAGAATATCAGGTGATAACCTTTTCTGATGAGCCTAGGTTGGCCTATGACCGAGTTCAGCTGACAAGCTACTTCGATGAAGATAAAGATGCCAGTCACTTAGCCCTGACCGATGAAGCCTATTATGAGAGCAATGGAATTTCGTATGTGGTGTCGGACAAGGTCGTCTCGATTGATAAACAGAATGGGCAAGTGGTTACCGAAAGTGGACGCACCGAAGCCTACGACAAGCTAATTTTGGCAACCGGCTCTTTCCCATTTGTGCCACCGATTCCCGGTAAAGATCAGGAGCATTGTCATGTCTATCGTACTATTGAAGATCTTGATGCGATCGAGGCTTCAAGCCAAGTCAGTAAAAGCGGTGTCGTCATCGGTGGGGGTCTGTTAGGTCTTGAAGCGGCAAACGCCATCAAGAACTTAGGACTAGAAACTCACGTGGTTGAGTTTGCCCCTCGACTGATGGCGGTGCAACTTGACGAAGGCGGCGGCGCGCTGCTGCGTCGTAAAATAGAAAATTTGGGCGTTAGTGTTCATACAGACAAAGCGACCACGGAAATCGTTGCTGGTGAAGAGTCGCGTTATCGACTCAATTTTGCTGATGGCACCTACTTGGAAACGGATGTCGTGGTATTTTCTGCGGGTATCCGTCCACAAGATGAACTGGCTCGACAAGCGGATATTCAAATTGGTGAGCGCGGCGGCATAGTGATTGATAACTTCTGTCAAACCAGCGAGTTAGATATCTACGCCATCGGTGAGTGCGCGCTTTGGGACAACAAGATTTTTGGCTTGGTTGCGCCGGGTTATCAAATGGCGAAAGTCGCTGCGGCTCATATTCTAAATCCGAGTGACCCACAAGCGTTTACTGGCTCTGACATGAGCACCAAACTCAAATTGTTAGGAGTGGATGTTGCCAGTATCGGCGAAGTTCATGGTCGCACACCGGGCGCGCAATCCTATACCTATAACGACGAGATTGAACAGGTTTATAAACGACTGATTGTGTCTGAGGATGGTAGCAAGATCGTCGGCGCTGTTCTGGTTGGTGATGCGGAAGCATACGGCACTTTATTGCAATTAAAGCAAAACGATATGCCACTGCCTGAGAATCCGTCCGTGCTGATCTTACCGAATGTCGCGGATGACAGTTCTTCAGCGATGGGGGTCGAAGCATTGCCGGATACCGCCGTGATCTGTTCGTGTTTCGACGTCACTAAAGGTGATATCAAGCAAGCGGTCGCGGATGGTTGCACCACCATGGGCGCGCTTAAAGAGACCACTAACGCCTCGACAGGTTGTGGTGGGTGTGCCGCACTTGCCAAACAAGTATTAGATTCTGAACTGCTTAACCTTGGCGTAGAAGTGAACAACGATCTGTGCGAACACTTTGCTTATTCTCGTCAAGAATTGAGTGACATTATTCGCGTCAATAAGATTGCCACTTTTGATGAGTTATTGGAGAAGCATGGTAAAGGTCTAGGCTGTGAAATCTGTAAGCCGACCGCAGGTTCGATTCTCGCCTCTTATTGGAATGATTATATCCTTGAAGATCAACATATGGAGTTGCAAGACACCAATGATATCTACTTGGGTAACATGCAAAAAGACGGTACTTACTCGGTTGTTCCACGTATCCCTGGCGGTGAAATCACACCAGAAAAGTTGATTGTGTTGGGTGAAGTGGCGAAAGAGTACGATCTCTATACCAAGATCACGGGTGGACAGCGTGTTGACCTGTTCGGAGCGCAATTAAATGAGCTGCCAGACATTTGGAAGAAATTGGTGGATGCTGGTTTTGAAACAGGGCATGCCTACGGCAAGTCAGTACGAACGGTGAAATCTTGTGTGGGTAGCACTTGGTGCCGTTATGGGGTCGCGGACAGCGTTGGCTTGGCGATTGATATTGAAAACCGCTACAAAGGCTTGCGAGCGCCTCACAAGCTGAAGTTTGCGGTGTCGGGCTGTACCCGCGAATGTGCGGAAGCGCAGTCTAAAGATATCGGTGTGATTGCATCGGATAAAGGCTGGAACCTGTATGTCTGCGGTAACGGTGGTATGCGTCCACGTCATGCGGATCTGTTTGCAACCGACCTTGATGAACAGACGCTGCTTAACTATATCGACCGTATTTTGATGTTCTATATTCGTACCGCTGACCGTCTACAACGAACGTCAGTCTGGTTGGAGAACCTAGAGGGCGGTATTGATTACCTTAAACAAGTCATTATTGATGACAAATTAGGTCTGGCTCAAGAGCTGGAAAACGACATGAATACCAATGTGGGCAAATATCAGTGTGAGTGGAAAACCACCTTGGAAAGCCCAGAAAAACTTAAGCGTTTCCGTCATTACATCAACAGTGACGAAATGGATGGCAACCTGCAGTTTGTGACCGTGCGTGATCAACGCTTGCCAACAGAGAATAAGAAAGAGTCTCTGATATTAGAACAACGCATTGATGTGGTTGAAGTTGAGTAA
- the cobA gene encoding uroporphyrinogen-III C-methyltransferase: MKGSKPQQTQVTLVGAGPGDPDLLTLRAVRAIENADVIIYDNLVSEGIRELFPSDVTQLYVGKAKNCHSYTQKEINQTLLDQALAGKTVCRVKGGDAFVFGRGGEEMLWLAQHGIEVSVVPGITAASGCTTYADIPLTHRGLAQSCTFITAHAEKSLEVKWRALAELNQTIVIYMGLSKAQWISDNLIESGMAATTPVAIIEKGCCPEQRTYIGQLSDLEQIKQQHRIQSPALIVIGKVVTVAEQMQWLSQLNTRAAIESGTAQNKQQKLKLSA; this comes from the coding sequence ATGAAAGGAAGCAAGCCGCAACAAACTCAAGTGACATTAGTCGGCGCCGGTCCGGGTGATCCTGACTTACTGACACTCCGAGCCGTTAGAGCCATCGAGAATGCCGATGTCATCATATACGACAACTTGGTCAGTGAAGGGATCCGTGAATTATTCCCCAGCGACGTTACCCAACTCTATGTTGGCAAAGCGAAAAACTGCCATAGCTACACTCAAAAAGAGATCAACCAAACACTGCTTGATCAAGCATTGGCAGGCAAAACGGTGTGTCGAGTAAAAGGGGGCGATGCCTTTGTATTTGGGCGTGGCGGTGAAGAGATGTTGTGGTTAGCACAGCATGGTATTGAAGTATCCGTTGTTCCGGGCATTACCGCGGCTTCCGGCTGTACTACCTATGCTGATATCCCACTGACTCATCGTGGCTTAGCGCAAAGCTGTACGTTTATTACTGCCCACGCAGAGAAAAGTTTAGAGGTGAAATGGCGCGCGCTGGCTGAGTTGAACCAAACCATTGTGATTTATATGGGGTTAAGTAAAGCGCAGTGGATCTCTGACAACCTAATCGAATCCGGAATGGCAGCAACCACACCGGTTGCCATTATCGAAAAAGGTTGCTGCCCAGAGCAAAGAACCTATATCGGGCAGTTGTCAGATCTTGAACAGATAAAACAGCAGCATCGCATCCAGTCACCTGCGCTTATTGTTATCGGTAAGGTCGTCACGGTTGCTGAACAGATGCAGTGGCTATCTCAGCTCAATACCCGCGCTGCAATCGAGTCGGGTACGGCTCAAAATAAACAACAAAAACTTAAGTTGTCAGCTTAA
- a CDS encoding DUF1887 family protein encodes MAVHVGIIDRDPIRLVTPLLDERTVSQHIIFIGVDTQFSMYERLNTVLSARGISCEFFEIPDVVNIAEIKHAIQQLANRLKQQNEEVKLNASCGLRHRLLSVYEVFRTFHWPIFVVEPNSDKMCWLYPEGQKDAQVQDHITISEYLTVFGARGEFSDYQLPPTLDEKLYRLGEKWASNAFELGPGLATLNYLATTCRKEQKLDVELSEKQQGYKELNMLISDLVDSEIAHYQSGVLTFVNEDARRFSNGEWLENLVHSTVKQIQDQIPTIQDHSLNVQVYRKRGEQEVRNELDVASVVNNKLHIIECKTKGMRDDGDDTLYKLESLRDLLGGLQARAMLVSFRPLRHQDITRAEDLGLALIGPDELTDLRHHLSMWFHGAGGIDEQLSLA; translated from the coding sequence ATGGCCGTTCACGTAGGCATTATTGATCGCGATCCCATTCGCTTAGTCACTCCATTACTCGACGAGAGAACGGTCAGTCAGCACATCATCTTTATTGGTGTCGACACTCAATTCAGTATGTACGAGAGACTCAATACCGTTCTCTCGGCTCGCGGGATTAGCTGTGAGTTTTTTGAAATTCCCGATGTCGTGAATATCGCAGAAATAAAGCACGCCATTCAACAACTCGCCAACCGACTGAAGCAGCAAAACGAAGAAGTGAAACTCAACGCCAGTTGTGGCTTAAGACATCGGCTACTGTCTGTTTACGAAGTATTTCGGACATTCCACTGGCCAATTTTTGTGGTAGAACCAAACAGCGATAAAATGTGCTGGCTTTACCCAGAAGGTCAAAAAGACGCCCAAGTGCAAGACCATATTACTATTTCGGAATACCTCACTGTTTTTGGGGCTCGGGGGGAATTCAGTGACTATCAACTGCCACCGACCCTTGATGAAAAGCTTTATCGACTTGGCGAAAAATGGGCCAGTAATGCGTTTGAACTCGGTCCGGGACTGGCGACGCTGAACTATCTTGCGACGACCTGCCGTAAAGAACAAAAACTCGACGTTGAACTTTCAGAGAAACAACAGGGCTACAAAGAGCTAAATATGTTGATCAGCGATCTTGTTGACTCTGAAATTGCCCATTACCAATCTGGAGTGCTGACCTTTGTTAACGAAGATGCGCGCCGTTTCTCCAATGGTGAGTGGTTAGAAAACTTGGTACACAGTACCGTTAAGCAAATCCAAGATCAGATACCGACTATTCAAGACCACTCTCTTAACGTTCAAGTCTATCGTAAACGAGGAGAGCAAGAGGTTCGAAATGAACTTGATGTGGCTTCTGTGGTGAATAATAAGCTGCATATTATTGAATGTAAGACCAAAGGCATGCGCGATGACGGTGATGATACACTCTACAAGCTAGAATCATTACGTGACTTACTCGGTGGTCTGCAAGCAAGAGCGATGCTGGTGAGCTTCCGCCCTCTTCGACATCAAGATATCACCCGCGCAGAAGATCTCGGTTTAGCCCTTATTGGTCCCGATGAGTTGACCGATCTGCGTCATCACTTGTCAATGTGGTTCCACGGTGCAGGTGGTATCGACGAACAGTTGTCACTGGCATAA
- the nirD gene encoding nitrite reductase small subunit NirD yields the protein MSDWITVCAKTDLVPQTGVCAKFDEQQVAIFYCQRSESLYALCNYDPFGKAYVMSRGIMGSIEGEPCVASPLYKQHFNLKTGECFEDPTLSLKCFDVRVVDDQVQLSQKAA from the coding sequence ATGAGTGATTGGATAACTGTTTGTGCAAAAACTGATCTTGTGCCGCAAACGGGTGTGTGCGCCAAGTTTGACGAGCAACAAGTGGCGATATTTTATTGCCAGCGCAGTGAGTCACTGTACGCGCTGTGTAATTACGACCCGTTTGGCAAGGCGTATGTCATGTCTCGTGGAATCATGGGCTCAATAGAGGGTGAACCGTGTGTAGCTTCGCCACTTTATAAGCAGCACTTCAATCTTAAAACTGGCGAGTGTTTTGAAGATCCGACGCTTTCACTGAAGTGTTTTGATGTCCGTGTGGTCGATGATCAAGTGCAGTTAAGTCAGAAAGCGGCTTAA
- the udp gene encoding uridine phosphorylase has product MGAFHIGVTKEDLQGATLAIIPGDPARVEKIARLMEQPEFLASHREFTLYRARIDGQAVIVCSTGIGGPSTSIAVEELAQLGIDTFLRVGTTGAIQSDINIGDMIVTTGSVRLDGASLHFAPMEFPAVADFDVTLALREAAIASGAQVHTGITASSDTFYPGQERYDTHTGRVVRRFQGSVEEWQQMGVLNLEMESATLLTMCASSGLRAGCVAGVIVNRTQTETPDHETLRLAETRSISVVVDAAARLLKQ; this is encoded by the coding sequence ATGGGTGCATTTCATATTGGTGTGACAAAAGAAGATCTTCAGGGTGCCACTCTGGCCATTATTCCTGGCGACCCTGCACGGGTAGAGAAAATTGCCCGCCTGATGGAGCAGCCCGAGTTTCTTGCTAGTCATCGAGAATTTACGCTTTATCGCGCCCGTATCGACGGACAAGCGGTGATTGTTTGTTCAACCGGTATTGGCGGGCCTTCTACCTCCATTGCCGTGGAAGAACTGGCACAACTGGGTATTGATACTTTCTTGAGAGTTGGCACTACGGGTGCGATTCAGTCTGATATTAATATCGGAGATATGATCGTAACCACCGGCTCTGTGCGTTTAGATGGTGCGAGTCTGCACTTTGCACCGATGGAGTTTCCTGCGGTCGCTGACTTTGATGTCACGCTCGCGCTTCGAGAGGCAGCCATCGCCTCAGGTGCACAAGTTCATACTGGTATTACTGCATCGAGTGACACCTTTTATCCGGGGCAAGAGCGTTATGACACGCATACTGGACGTGTAGTAAGACGTTTTCAGGGCTCGGTAGAAGAGTGGCAACAAATGGGGGTGTTAAACCTTGAGATGGAATCAGCAACGCTGTTGACCATGTGTGCGAGTTCAGGGTTAAGAGCTGGCTGTGTCGCGGGCGTGATAGTGAATCGTACCCAAACAGAAACCCCAGACCATGAAACCCTTCGTTTGGCAGAAACTCGCTCTATCAGTGTGGTGGTCGATGCCGCAGCGCGTCTATTAAAACAGTGA
- a CDS encoding zinc/cadmium/mercury/lead-transporting ATPase, giving the protein MTVMSDGSKKPIFHSLSAVKPLSSNSPNLRPQQSDAVLSPSQDCSGQACCSSSQASQQPPLSEATSSTRQSHSQHAWFIRGMDCPSCARKVETAATNVVGEGQAKVLFATEKLLVNVTDAGQIAQIEAAIKSAGFTLSPVNNSGATKKNADTDRFAFLKSNGHILAIVFGMLAASLASAYYPDYSQGMYALVCLLGLAPIASKAIKLAKSGTPFAIETLMSVAAVGALYLGETVEAAMVLLLFLIGERLEAFAASQARSGVKALMSLVPEDATVLVDGKPIQKAASELQVGDTLQLGPGDRMCADAELLVTSASFDESALTGESLPVERQFGDTIMAGSVLVDKVVTLRVTSKQGENAIDRILHLIEQAESHKAPIERFLDKFSRWYTPLMMLVSLLVIITPPLLFSQDWHTWIYRGLALLLIACPCALVISTPAAITSGLAAATRRGALIKGGAALERLGAVESIAFDKTGTLTLGKPQVTDVVVIDPHSSREQLLSCAAAIETGSNHPLAVSLLQYVKQQNIELPMANEISANAGVGVQGHIEGILWQLSAPSKLPFDIEQPVRDQIEHIEQQGKTVVLVLQQQRVVGLIAWQDTVRQEAKLAMSALTSLGIKATMLTGDNPRSAYAIAHPLGIDYQASLMPQDKVTFVNDINDTHKVAMVGDGINDAPAMKAAHIGVAMGGGTDVALEVADAALTHNRLTELPVMIELSRATLRNIKQNIALALGLKGVFLVTSLLGITGLWVAVLADSGATAIVTINALRLLRFRSKVMPIEESKISAN; this is encoded by the coding sequence ATGACCGTTATGAGCGATGGCAGCAAAAAGCCTATTTTTCACTCTTTATCCGCAGTGAAACCTTTATCTTCGAATTCGCCGAATCTAAGACCTCAGCAGTCTGACGCCGTTTTATCACCGAGCCAAGATTGCAGTGGCCAAGCTTGCTGCTCTTCGAGTCAAGCGTCACAGCAACCGCCGCTCTCCGAGGCAACTTCCAGCACGAGGCAATCGCACAGCCAACACGCTTGGTTTATTCGCGGAATGGATTGCCCTTCTTGCGCCCGTAAGGTTGAGACCGCAGCCACCAATGTGGTGGGCGAGGGTCAGGCAAAAGTTCTGTTTGCCACTGAGAAATTGCTGGTGAATGTGACGGATGCTGGGCAAATTGCTCAAATAGAAGCCGCAATTAAAAGTGCGGGCTTCACACTCTCTCCAGTGAATAACAGCGGCGCGACCAAGAAAAATGCCGACACTGATCGCTTTGCGTTTCTCAAATCTAATGGGCATATCCTTGCCATTGTGTTCGGCATGCTTGCGGCTAGTTTAGCCTCAGCGTATTACCCAGATTACAGCCAAGGAATGTACGCGCTAGTCTGCCTACTCGGTTTGGCGCCTATTGCTTCTAAAGCGATCAAACTTGCCAAATCAGGCACCCCATTTGCGATTGAAACCTTGATGAGTGTTGCCGCGGTTGGCGCTCTTTATTTAGGGGAAACCGTCGAAGCTGCGATGGTGCTGTTGCTGTTTTTAATTGGTGAGCGATTAGAAGCGTTTGCTGCCTCTCAAGCAAGAAGTGGCGTGAAAGCCTTAATGTCTTTGGTGCCTGAAGACGCGACGGTATTGGTCGATGGAAAACCAATACAAAAAGCGGCGAGTGAGTTGCAAGTTGGCGATACTCTACAACTGGGTCCCGGAGACCGAATGTGTGCCGACGCAGAATTGCTGGTGACCAGTGCCAGTTTTGATGAAAGCGCACTGACAGGAGAGTCGCTACCGGTAGAGCGTCAGTTTGGTGACACGATCATGGCGGGTTCGGTGTTGGTCGATAAAGTGGTGACACTGCGAGTGACGTCAAAACAGGGTGAAAACGCCATCGACAGAATTTTGCATCTGATTGAACAAGCCGAGTCTCATAAAGCGCCAATCGAACGATTTTTGGATAAGTTCAGTCGTTGGTACACGCCATTAATGATGCTGGTGTCTCTGCTGGTCATCATTACGCCGCCTTTACTGTTTAGCCAAGATTGGCATACCTGGATCTATCGAGGACTCGCGCTACTGTTAATCGCTTGTCCATGTGCGTTGGTGATCTCAACGCCAGCTGCAATCACCTCAGGGTTAGCGGCAGCTACGCGCCGAGGCGCTCTGATTAAAGGGGGAGCCGCTTTAGAGCGACTGGGTGCAGTTGAGTCGATCGCTTTCGATAAGACCGGAACCTTGACCTTGGGTAAGCCGCAAGTGACGGATGTGGTGGTGATTGACCCGCATTCTAGCCGTGAACAGCTATTATCGTGTGCAGCCGCCATCGAAACGGGCTCTAATCACCCGTTAGCCGTTTCGTTGCTGCAATATGTTAAACAGCAAAATATCGAGCTACCAATGGCAAACGAGATCAGCGCCAATGCGGGAGTGGGCGTTCAAGGGCATATTGAGGGCATTTTGTGGCAACTTTCTGCTCCGTCTAAGCTGCCCTTCGATATTGAACAACCAGTGCGTGACCAGATAGAACATATTGAACAGCAGGGCAAAACCGTGGTGCTGGTGTTGCAACAGCAGCGTGTCGTCGGTCTGATTGCTTGGCAAGATACCGTGAGACAAGAAGCCAAGTTAGCCATGAGCGCACTGACTTCTCTTGGTATCAAAGCCACAATGCTCACAGGCGATAATCCTCGTAGTGCGTATGCTATCGCTCATCCTCTTGGCATTGATTACCAAGCGAGCCTAATGCCTCAAGATAAGGTGACGTTTGTTAACGATATCAACGACACGCATAAAGTCGCCATGGTGGGTGACGGTATCAATGATGCGCCCGCAATGAAAGCGGCACACATTGGTGTTGCAATGGGGGGAGGAACGGATGTGGCGCTGGAAGTCGCCGATGCCGCTTTGACGCACAATCGACTGACTGAACTGCCGGTTATGATTGAACTCTCACGAGCCACTTTACGCAATATCAAGCAAAATATTGCGCTAGCCCTTGGGTTGAAAGGTGTGTTCTTGGTGACTAGTTTGCTAGGTATCACCGGACTTTGGGTAGCGGTGCTTGCAGATAGTGGGGCAACGGCGATTGTCACGATCAACGCGCTGCGGTTGCTAAGGTTTCGCTCTAAAGTGATGCCGATTGAAGAATCGAAAATCTCGGCTAATTGA
- a CDS encoding MATE family efflux transporter gives MADSSAKFVEGSTMRHILVMSGTGSIGLMSLFVVDLLDMLFISMLGQTELAAAVGFAGTLTFFATSVSIGTSIAMGALMSKAIGAKHRRYAKQLGSSVLVIAFAISAVITAVMCFYIPELLTAIGASGEALERAEAYLWILLPTSPIIALGMACGAGLRAAGDAKRSMWATLWGGIVNAILDPLFIFGFGWNIEGAAIASVIARFTVFYFSFMPLVRVHQLLSLPSVKALKNDVHAILAIAIPAIVTNTATPIANAIVTTALAKFGEDFVAGYAVIGRLTPVCFAVIFALSGAVGPIIGQNYGAKRIDRVSETLRNSLIVTTVYTLLVCAILYLLREQVVQLFSLTGDAALILVAFATYVAVTFIFNGALFVANTSFNNLGKPLYSTALNLGKATLGTLPFVYLGAQHLGALGVIYGQALGNIVFGILGLIVLRFHLKELRQTNECIAKHDPSLLAVNSQPFCTHDAVLLEDVAKNEEGLEQPFLSG, from the coding sequence ATGGCTGATTCATCCGCAAAGTTCGTTGAAGGCTCAACGATGCGTCATATTCTTGTGATGTCAGGCACTGGCTCTATTGGCTTGATGTCGCTGTTTGTTGTTGACCTACTTGATATGCTGTTTATCAGTATGCTTGGGCAAACTGAGTTAGCCGCCGCGGTTGGGTTTGCAGGTACGCTCACTTTTTTTGCGACTTCGGTATCCATTGGCACCTCCATCGCGATGGGTGCCTTGATGTCAAAAGCGATTGGTGCAAAACATAGACGTTATGCCAAGCAACTAGGCTCCAGTGTTTTGGTGATCGCTTTTGCCATTAGCGCCGTGATTACCGCGGTGATGTGTTTTTACATTCCTGAATTGTTAACCGCAATTGGCGCAAGCGGTGAGGCTCTGGAGCGTGCCGAAGCTTATTTGTGGATTTTGCTACCCACGAGTCCAATCATCGCATTGGGTATGGCTTGTGGTGCCGGATTAAGAGCTGCCGGGGATGCAAAGCGATCCATGTGGGCGACGCTCTGGGGCGGGATTGTTAACGCCATCTTAGATCCGTTGTTTATTTTTGGCTTTGGTTGGAATATTGAAGGGGCAGCCATTGCGTCAGTGATTGCGCGATTTACCGTGTTTTATTTCTCTTTTATGCCGTTAGTCCGTGTGCATCAGTTATTGAGTTTGCCATCGGTTAAGGCGTTAAAGAATGATGTTCATGCTATTTTGGCCATTGCGATCCCCGCGATTGTCACCAATACCGCAACGCCGATTGCCAACGCGATAGTGACCACGGCACTCGCCAAGTTTGGCGAAGATTTTGTTGCAGGATACGCGGTCATTGGCCGACTGACTCCGGTCTGCTTTGCTGTGATTTTTGCTTTATCTGGCGCAGTAGGTCCCATTATTGGTCAAAACTATGGGGCTAAACGTATTGATAGGGTGTCAGAAACGTTACGCAATTCATTGATTGTTACTACTGTATATACCTTGCTGGTCTGCGCAATACTCTATTTGCTTCGCGAGCAAGTCGTTCAACTGTTTTCATTAACCGGTGATGCCGCTCTGATTTTGGTTGCCTTTGCCACTTATGTCGCAGTGACGTTTATATTCAATGGGGCCTTATTTGTTGCTAACACCAGTTTTAATAATCTCGGCAAGCCTCTGTATTCGACCGCATTGAATTTAGGTAAAGCCACCTTAGGCACCTTGCCATTTGTTTATCTTGGCGCACAACACCTTGGCGCACTGGGCGTCATTTACGGTCAAGCGCTGGGCAATATTGTGTTTGGGATCTTAGGATTGATCGTGCTGCGTTTTCATCTTAAAGAGTTAAGACAAACCAATGAATGCATCGCCAAACATGACCCGAGTCTGCTTGCGGTCAACTCACAGCCATTCTGTACTCATGATGCGGTATTACTCGAAGATGTGGCTAAAAATGAAGAAGGCTTAGAGCAACCCTTCTTATCTGGCTAA